The following coding sequences lie in one Spinacia oleracea cultivar Varoflay chromosome 1, BTI_SOV_V1, whole genome shotgun sequence genomic window:
- the LOC110796684 gene encoding potassium transporter 8: MDLEASHNNNPLKKESWRTVLTLAYQSLGVVYGDLATSPLYVYKSAFAEDIHHSDTNEEIFGVLSFVFWTLTLIPLLKYVFIVLRADDNGEGGTFALYSLLCRHARVSSLPNCQLLDEELSAYKKDDFVDGEKNANSSLKLTLEKHKTLHKVLLILALIGTCMVIGDGVLTPAISVFSAVSGLELSLTTARENHQYIEVPLACVILVLLFALQHYGTHRVGFLFAPIVVTWLVCISSIGLYNIVHWNPHVYQALSPYYMYKFLRKTQRGGWMSLGGILLCMTGSEAMFADLGHFSQLSIQMAFSFIVYPSLILAYMGQAAYLSKHHSLQSDYRIGFYVSVPEKIRWPVLGIAILAAVVGSQAVITGTFSIIKQCSALGCFPRVRIVHTSSKRHGQIYIPEINWILMILCLAVTVGFRDTKHLGNASGLAVITVMLVTTCLMSLVIVLCWQKNVILAIAFIFFFGSIEALYFSASLVKFREGAWVPIALSFIFLIVMYIWHYGTRKKYEFDVQNKVPINWLLDLSPNLGIVRVRGIGLIQTELVTGIPAIFSHFVTNLPAFHQVLVFLCIKFVPVPHVRSDERFLVGRIGPKEYHIYRCIARYGYRDHDKDDVQFEKDLVCSIAEFIRSEKPDCKNVHNEDEDEENLTVVGSFSTNRGVRLSEDEGENTEIVGTSELRKLDSFDKPRKRVRFVVPETPQMDREAQEELHELMEARESGMVFILGHSYVRAKSGSSLIKKLAINYGYDFLRRNSRTPSYAISVPHASTLEVGMVNHV, from the exons ATGGATCTAGAAGCAAGCCACAACAATAACCCACTAAAG AAGGAATCATGGCGGACTGTACTAACCCTTGCATATCAAAGCTTAGGAGTGGTTTATGGTGATTTAGCAACTTCCCCATTATATGTTTACAAAAGCGCATTTGCTGAAGATATTCATCATTCAGATACAAACGAAGAGATTTTTGGGGTTTTGTCCTTTGTTTTTTGGACATTAACGTTAATCCCATTGCTTAAATATGTGTTTATTGTGCTAAGAGCTGATGATAATGGTGAAGGTGGTACTTTTGCGTTGTATTCTTTGTTATGCCGACACGCCCGTGTTAGTTCTCTCCCTAATTGTCAGCTTCTTGATGAAGAACTTTCTGCTTATAAGAAGGATGATTTTGTTGATGGTGAAAAAAATGCAAATTCTAGCTTGAAACTCACCCTAGAGAAGCATAAGACTTTGCATAAGGTGTTGTTGATTTTGGCACTTATTGGTACTTGTATGGTCATTGGTGATGGAGTTCTTACACCCGCAATTTCGG TTTTCTCAGCTGTTTCTGGGTTAGAACTCTCACTTACAACCGCTAGGGAGAATCATCAAT ATATAGAAGTTCCACTCGCTTGTGTCATACTAGTTTTGTTGTTCGCCCTTCAACATTACGGGACTCATCGTGTAGGATTCCTGTTTGCACCAATTGTAGTAACATGGCTTGTATGCATCAGTTCAATTGGTTTATACAACATTGTGCACTGGAATCCCCATGTTTATCAAGCTCTTTCTCCATACTATATGTACAAGTTTCTCAGAAAAACTCAGAGAGGTGGGTGGATGTCTTTGGGTGGAATCCTGCTGTGCATGACAG GTTCGGAAGCTATGTTTGCAGATCTTGGACACTTCTCACAGTTATCTATTCAA ATGGCGTTTAGCTTTATCGTGTATCCATCTTTGATCTTGGCGTACATGGGACAAGCTGCTTACCTGTCTAAGCACCATTCTCTACAAAGTGACTACAGGATTGGATTCTATGTATCTGTACCTG AGAAGATAAGATGGCCAGTTCTGGGTATAGCCATACTTGCTGCTGTAGTGGGAAGCCAAGCTGTTATCACCGGAACTTTCTCAATCATCAAACAATGTTCTGCATTGGGTTGTTTTCCTAGAGTTCGAATAGTCCACACATCCTCTAAAAGACACGGCCAAATCTACATCCCAGAGATTAACTGGATATTAATGATTCTGTGTCTTGCTGTTACTGTTGGTTTCAGAGACACAAAACACTTGGGGAATGCATCAG GTTTGGCAGTGATAACAGTGATGCTGGTAACCACCTGCCTAATGTCTCTAGTAATAGTATTATGCTGGCAAAAAAATGTGATACTTGCTATTGCCTTCATATTCTTCTTTGGTTCAATAGAGGCACTCTACTTCTCAGCATCACTAGTCAAGTTCCGCGAAGGGGCGTGGGTCCCAATTGCCTTATCCTTCATCTTTCTAATAGTCATGTATATATGGCATTATGGAACTCGAAAGAAGTACGAGTTTGATGTCCAGAATAAGGTACCCATCAATTGGCTACTTGATCTGAGTCCCAATTTAGGAATCGTCAGAGTACGTGGAATCGGTCTCATACAAACCGAGCTTGTAACAGGAATACCAGCCATTTTCTCTCACTTTGTGACAAATCTCCCTGCATTTCATCAAGTGCTAGTCTTTCTGTGCATAAAATTTGTGCCTGTTCCTCACGTAAGGTCTGATGAACGTTTCCTTGTTGGAAGAATAGGGCCGAAGGAGTATCACATTTACAGGTGCATTGCTCGATATGGTTACCGTGATCATGATAAGGATGATGTTCAGTTTGAGAAGGATCTTGTTTGTAGCATTGCAGAATTCATTCGTTCAGAAAAGCCTGATTGCaaaaatgttcataatgaagatgaagatgaggaGAATCTAACTGTTGTAGGGTCCTTTTCTACTAATCGGGGAGTTAGATTATCCGAAGATGAAGGAGAGAACACTGAAATAGTTGGAACATCTGAACTCAGAAAACTGGATTCTTTCGATAAGCCAAGGAAGAGGGTAAGGTTTGTCGTCCCTGAAACACCACAAATGGACCGTGAAGCACAGGAAGAGTTGCACGAGTTAATGGAGGCGAGGGAATCTGGGATGGTGTTTATATTAGGACACTCGTATGTGAGGGCCAAGAGTGGTTCGAGTTTAATTAAGAAATTGGCTATTAATTATGGTTATGATTTCTTGAGGAGAAATTCTAGGACACCTAGTTATGCAATCAGTGTTCCTCATGCCTCGACATTGGAGGTCGGAATGGTGAACCACGTCTGA